A single genomic interval of Petroclostridium xylanilyticum harbors:
- the ychF gene encoding redox-regulated ATPase YchF — MKLGIVGLPNVGKSTLFNAITQAGAESANYPFCTIEPNVGIVAVPDERLDNLAKMYNPEKITPATIEFVDIAGLVKGASKGEGLGNKFLSHIREVDAIVHVVRCFEDSNIVHVEGSIGPLRDVETINLELIFADLEMLERRIDKTKKMLKSGDKKYQVELDLLEKVKSTLEEGKPARSMSFDKEQQEIMDEIPLLTLKPVLYAANVSEEDFVNGIENNQMVNELKQFASSENSEVLPICARIEEEISELDAEEKKEFLADLGLAESGLDRLIKASYKLLGLISYLTAGPQEVRAWTIRKGTKAPQAAGKIHSDFERGFIRAEVVAYHDLMECGSYTIAKEKGLVRSEGKEYVVQDGDVILFRFNV; from the coding sequence ATGAAACTCGGTATCGTTGGTCTTCCGAATGTAGGAAAAAGCACGCTGTTTAATGCAATTACCCAGGCTGGAGCAGAATCGGCAAATTATCCTTTTTGTACGATAGAACCAAATGTGGGAATCGTAGCGGTTCCTGATGAAAGGCTTGACAATCTTGCGAAAATGTATAATCCGGAAAAAATTACTCCCGCCACCATTGAGTTCGTAGATATTGCCGGTTTGGTAAAGGGAGCGAGCAAAGGCGAAGGATTAGGCAATAAGTTTCTATCCCATATCAGGGAAGTGGACGCAATTGTCCATGTGGTCAGATGCTTTGAAGATAGCAATATCGTCCATGTCGAAGGTTCCATTGGACCTTTGAGGGATGTTGAAACCATCAACCTGGAATTGATTTTTGCCGACTTGGAAATGTTGGAGAGAAGAATTGATAAGACAAAAAAAATGCTAAAATCCGGAGATAAAAAGTACCAGGTAGAGCTTGATTTATTAGAAAAAGTCAAATCTACCCTTGAAGAAGGCAAACCCGCCAGGAGTATGAGCTTTGATAAAGAGCAGCAGGAAATTATGGATGAGATTCCTCTTCTCACACTTAAACCGGTTCTCTATGCTGCAAATGTTTCAGAAGAAGATTTTGTAAATGGGATAGAAAATAACCAAATGGTCAATGAGCTAAAACAATTTGCAAGTAGTGAAAATTCTGAGGTATTGCCCATTTGTGCAAGGATAGAAGAAGAAATTTCTGAACTGGATGCCGAAGAGAAAAAAGAGTTCCTGGCCGATTTGGGACTTGCGGAATCCGGTTTAGACCGATTAATTAAAGCAAGTTACAAACTTCTGGGCTTAATTAGTTATCTCACCGCAGGACCCCAGGAAGTAAGAGCATGGACCATTCGCAAGGGAACAAAAGCTCCACAGGCAGCAGGTAAAATTCATAGTGATTTTGAAAGGGGCTTTATCCGCGCCGAAGTTGTTGCCTATCACGATCTGATGGAATGCGGCTCCTATACTATCGCTAAAGAAAAAGGTCTGGTAAGGTCTGAAGGAAAAGAATATGTTGTACAGGATGGGGATGTAATTCTATTTAGGTTTAATGTATAG
- the aroF gene encoding 3-deoxy-7-phosphoheptulonate synthase, translating to MIIVMSPLATKEQINNVEEKLVSLGFKTHPIYGEVKTVIGAIGDKRLLDTQLITNLPGVENIVPIMKPYKLASRELKQANTIIQIDDIRIGDDELIIMAGPCAVENEQVFYETAHKVKKAGAKILRGGAFKPRTSPYAFQGLEEEGLKMLHTARAETGLKIVTEVVDTRDVEVVAKYSDILQIGARNMQNFRLLREVGATNKPVLLKRGLSATIEEWLMAAEYIISAGNSNIILCERGIRTFETATRNTIDISAIPVVKELSHLPIIADPSHATGTWKYVNALSKAAIAAGADGLIIEVHNDPSKALCDGPQSLKPERFAQLVEELKAVALAVNRKI from the coding sequence ATGATTATTGTGATGAGTCCATTAGCGACAAAAGAACAGATTAATAATGTGGAAGAAAAACTGGTCAGCCTGGGGTTTAAAACACATCCCATCTATGGAGAAGTAAAGACTGTTATAGGTGCTATAGGAGATAAAAGACTGCTGGATACACAACTGATTACTAATCTGCCCGGAGTAGAAAATATTGTTCCAATTATGAAACCCTACAAGCTGGCAAGCAGGGAACTGAAACAGGCCAACACAATCATTCAAATTGACGATATCAGGATTGGTGATGATGAGCTTATTATTATGGCAGGACCCTGCGCCGTCGAAAATGAGCAGGTTTTTTACGAGACTGCACATAAAGTAAAGAAGGCAGGGGCAAAAATCCTCAGGGGTGGAGCTTTTAAACCCCGTACTTCCCCCTATGCTTTCCAGGGCCTTGAAGAGGAAGGTCTTAAGATGCTGCATACTGCCCGTGCTGAAACAGGATTAAAAATAGTTACCGAAGTAGTGGACACACGGGATGTGGAAGTTGTAGCAAAATATTCTGACATTCTGCAAATTGGTGCAAGAAACATGCAAAATTTTAGATTGCTGCGGGAAGTTGGAGCAACAAACAAACCTGTCCTTCTCAAAAGAGGCCTATCCGCTACAATAGAAGAGTGGTTAATGGCAGCAGAATATATCATTTCTGCTGGTAATTCAAATATTATCCTTTGCGAGAGGGGAATCCGGACCTTTGAAACAGCTACGAGGAATACTATTGACATTAGCGCTATCCCCGTTGTAAAAGAACTGTCCCACCTGCCTATCATCGCTGACCCCAGCCATGCCACAGGCACATGGAAATATGTAAACGCCCTTTCCAAAGCCGCCATAGCAGCCGGGGCAGACGGACTAATTATTGAAGTACACAACGACCCTTCAAAAGCATTATGTGACGGTCCACAGTCGTTGAAACCTGAAAGATTTGCGCAACTGGTTGAAGAATTAAAAGCGGTGGCTTTGGCAGTGAACAGGAAAATATAA
- a CDS encoding VWA domain-containing protein translates to MGISFIQPLWLLFIPLGILMVVFLNRQVRQLVRWRRNIITSARIMVMVFLTMVLAGVHVRSFSDETTTIFVVDRSDSIIKSEKTVKEFIDKAIERKRPKDKIGIVSFGMQAVVEQSVSDKPVFNGFEVKVESGYSNIQEGLKLAYSLMPTGTRKQIVLITDGEQNIGDAVQQAKILKDGNIALDVLAIEDGDMEDVQISQVSVPEFIHLNESFDVLVKIDSNVSTHAKIQLYADNYRIAEQRVEIQKGENKFVFKDKAVKGGNIVYKAVIDPEIDGVLKNNEYSQFTHVKDTPKVLVVQGADEAARELIKIYKTDSEVTVVRPTAVPLEISELQRYDSIVLSNVSAQELNDKFLEVLESYVKHLGKGLIVTGGEDSYALGGYYKTPLETILPVNMDLKNKADVPNLGLVLVIDKSGSMSEGQYGLSKIELAKEAAIRSTEALKEQDEIGVIAFDGAVQWVVKTGKVDDIRLVQEKIGSIRADGGTSILPALDEAVKSLKGRDTKLKHIILLTDGQAEKYGYDGLVEIMKREGITLSTVAVGTGADLELLQYLAQNGKGRFYKTDEFSDLPKIFTKETFLAGKTYINNRTFTPVLADISEIMNGITSVPYLHGYIGTSAKSTARVILTSDNQDPILAVWQYGLGRTVAWTPDVKGQWSADWMAWNKAQTFWKNILSWTLQQNYTEEYSLDGNITGNKVNLQLNLNETATDTNVEGIVIGPDRKEREVRFNAVAPGKYKAEFEGDSIGAYLTRINITHPDGRVNAIHSGVVIPYSPEYDINKNNGRDFITRLTKEGGGRLLENVDQVFSRQLDKVWSEVDITHVFLILAILVFMMDIAVRRINIPYSKIKVLSNIVENSWIQINKTMTAKAKTFIPQPKAENVEHTEKIEKKKPAAAPQQKEKVIEQPIHTSRLLDMKKNRKV, encoded by the coding sequence ATGGGGATTAGTTTTATACAGCCCTTGTGGTTGCTTTTTATACCACTTGGGATTTTAATGGTCGTTTTTTTAAACCGGCAGGTACGGCAGCTTGTAAGGTGGCGAAGAAATATTATCACATCGGCCAGGATAATGGTTATGGTTTTTCTTACGATGGTATTGGCAGGGGTACATGTTAGAAGCTTTTCCGATGAAACGACAACCATTTTTGTTGTTGACCGTTCGGATAGTATTATAAAATCGGAAAAAACTGTTAAAGAATTTATTGACAAAGCAATAGAGAGGAAAAGACCAAAAGATAAGATTGGTATCGTGAGTTTTGGAATGCAAGCTGTGGTAGAACAGTCTGTATCGGATAAGCCGGTTTTTAACGGTTTTGAAGTAAAAGTCGAAAGTGGTTATTCCAATATACAGGAAGGGTTAAAGCTTGCCTATTCTCTTATGCCTACCGGTACCAGAAAGCAGATCGTTTTAATAACCGATGGTGAGCAAAATATTGGAGATGCTGTCCAGCAGGCGAAAATTTTAAAAGATGGGAATATTGCTCTGGACGTGCTTGCTATTGAAGACGGTGATATGGAAGACGTTCAGATATCGCAGGTATCTGTACCTGAATTTATACATTTAAATGAAAGTTTTGATGTACTGGTAAAGATAGATAGTAATGTAAGCACTCATGCAAAAATACAACTGTATGCAGACAATTACCGCATTGCAGAACAAAGGGTAGAAATACAAAAAGGGGAAAATAAATTTGTATTTAAAGATAAGGCTGTAAAAGGTGGAAATATTGTATATAAAGCCGTTATCGACCCTGAAATAGATGGTGTTTTAAAAAACAACGAATATTCCCAATTTACCCATGTGAAAGATACTCCCAAGGTATTGGTGGTTCAGGGGGCTGATGAAGCTGCGAGGGAACTTATAAAAATTTATAAAACGGACAGTGAGGTTACGGTTGTCCGGCCAACAGCAGTACCGCTGGAGATTTCTGAATTGCAGCGGTATGACAGTATTGTGCTGTCAAATGTTTCTGCCCAGGAGTTAAATGATAAATTTTTAGAAGTACTGGAATCCTATGTGAAACACCTTGGAAAAGGTCTGATTGTAACCGGGGGAGAAGACAGTTATGCCCTGGGAGGATATTATAAAACTCCACTGGAAACAATTTTACCTGTCAATATGGATTTAAAAAATAAGGCTGACGTTCCCAACCTGGGGTTGGTTTTAGTAATTGATAAATCGGGAAGCATGAGCGAAGGACAGTACGGCTTATCAAAAATTGAGCTTGCAAAAGAAGCGGCTATCCGTTCAACAGAAGCCCTAAAAGAGCAGGATGAAATTGGAGTTATTGCGTTTGACGGAGCTGTCCAATGGGTTGTGAAGACCGGGAAGGTTGACGACATAAGGTTGGTACAGGAGAAAATAGGAAGCATCAGGGCGGACGGAGGGACCAGCATACTGCCCGCCCTGGACGAAGCAGTTAAATCATTGAAGGGAAGAGATACGAAGTTAAAGCACATTATCCTTCTCACCGACGGACAGGCTGAAAAATACGGCTATGATGGATTGGTAGAGATCATGAAAAGAGAGGGAATTACGCTTTCCACTGTCGCTGTGGGAACCGGAGCAGATTTGGAACTGCTCCAGTATTTAGCCCAAAATGGAAAAGGCAGATTTTATAAAACTGATGAATTTTCAGATTTGCCCAAGATTTTTACCAAAGAGACATTTCTCGCCGGGAAGACATACATCAATAACAGGACTTTTACGCCTGTGCTGGCAGATATCTCTGAAATTATGAACGGTATTACTTCTGTCCCGTACCTGCACGGCTATATAGGGACTTCGGCAAAAAGTACTGCCCGGGTCATTCTGACAAGCGATAACCAAGACCCAATTCTTGCGGTGTGGCAATATGGTTTGGGCAGGACGGTTGCCTGGACACCGGATGTAAAAGGGCAGTGGTCGGCTGACTGGATGGCCTGGAATAAAGCCCAGACATTTTGGAAAAATATCTTGTCATGGACCCTGCAGCAAAACTATACGGAAGAATATTCCCTGGATGGAAATATAACAGGCAACAAGGTAAATTTACAACTAAATCTAAATGAAACAGCAACGGATACAAACGTAGAAGGGATTGTTATTGGTCCTGATAGGAAAGAAAGGGAAGTCCGTTTTAATGCTGTTGCACCGGGAAAGTATAAAGCTGAGTTTGAAGGTGACAGCATAGGGGCATACCTTACCCGTATCAACATTACTCACCCCGATGGCAGGGTAAACGCTATTCATTCCGGTGTTGTCATCCCCTATTCTCCGGAATATGATATCAATAAGAATAATGGCAGGGATTTTATAACAAGGTTAACAAAAGAGGGCGGCGGCAGATTGCTGGAAAATGTTGACCAAGTTTTTAGCAGACAATTGGATAAAGTATGGAGTGAAGTAGATATTACCCATGTTTTTCTTATTTTAGCGATACTGGTATTTATGATGGATATCGCAGTGAGAAGAATTAACATCCCATATAGCAAGATAAAAGTATTATCGAATATAGTTGAAAATTCGTGGATTCAAATAAACAAAACCATGACTGCTAAAGCAAAAACATTTATTCCGCAGCCTAAAGCAGAAAATGTGGAACATACAGAGAAAATTGAAAAGAAAAAGCCGGCGGCAGCACCGCAGCAGAAGGAAAAGGTTATTGAGCAGCCTATCCATACCAGCAGGCTGCTTGATATGAAGAAGAACAGGAAAGTATAA
- a CDS encoding chemotaxis protein CheW, which translates to MPDVQLVVFELIDEMCGADISQVHEIIRYQQVMKVPELPAFIEGIVSLRGKVVPIIDLNKRFNLGSQVENKKTKIIVTDISGQFVGFKVNNVSEVMKISDENIERSIELIRRMGAKNYIKGIAKRNEQLITLIDLHTILDEGEMGQIKEKEIKI; encoded by the coding sequence ATGCCAGACGTTCAATTGGTAGTATTTGAACTAATTGATGAGATGTGTGGGGCGGATATCTCTCAAGTTCACGAAATCATCAGATACCAGCAAGTTATGAAAGTTCCTGAACTGCCCGCCTTTATAGAAGGAATTGTTAGTCTTCGAGGTAAGGTTGTACCAATCATTGATTTAAATAAAAGATTTAACCTGGGGTCCCAAGTTGAAAATAAAAAGACAAAAATTATTGTAACCGATATTTCCGGTCAATTTGTGGGCTTTAAAGTGAATAACGTAAGTGAAGTGATGAAAATTTCCGATGAAAATATAGAACGGTCAATCGAACTCATAAGGAGAATGGGGGCAAAAAACTACATAAAAGGTATTGCAAAGCGAAATGAACAGTTAATTACTTTGATTGACCTGCATACAATTTTGGATGAGGGAGAAATGGGTCAAATAAAAGAGAAAGAGATCAAAATTTAA
- a CDS encoding vWA domain-containing protein → MTFYLPLAFIFLILLPVIVLLYLLKQQHQDYPVPSIMLWQQALKDIEANAPWQKLRNNLLMLLQLLAVSLLVFSLAKPFMMAKSNISTDLVLIIDTSASMQAADVLPSRFEAARRKAVKLIENSKPDTRFTVINLGPSVTIEVNKSSDKSTVINQIKQMKVTNGIANYQDAKSIVNSIVNEAKNAQVILFGDHQYPVADKGVEFIDVAGKNDNAAITLLSYTMQNDKIVVLSRVSNYSSDSKKISLSLYGDEKVIDARDIALNAGETKDIYWNSISAAITLLSCKIDTKDDIEADNIARTVVSPQKNKKILLVTEKNVFLEKVISLIPGVELFKTNLQNADIKEGYNLYIYDGLFPEKLPVDGNVLVFNPPPGNKHIVTRDGYIKVSSIKKSTHLLMSHINDYNFAIAEMRDMVVPEWGETVLKMGDKAAIIAGQKESRRIVVVGFDLHHTDIPLKPAFPIMMNNFIKWLVPSRSQEIGSLLPYENAVFNMSPEVEEARIISPSGKSTKIAPPFPAVPFTQTDEIGFYTIEQKSPGQKTYEFFAVNFPASTESGLTVQKNSLDNAQKDKEIKKGTFEAGYNLTWVFALLALITLCLEWWVYNYGD, encoded by the coding sequence ATGACTTTCTATTTACCACTTGCATTTATATTTTTAATATTATTACCTGTAATTGTGTTGCTGTATTTGCTAAAACAGCAGCACCAGGATTATCCTGTTCCAAGCATCATGCTGTGGCAGCAGGCCTTAAAAGATATAGAAGCAAATGCACCCTGGCAAAAGCTGAGAAATAACCTTTTAATGCTGCTGCAATTGCTGGCAGTATCCTTGTTGGTATTCTCGTTGGCCAAACCTTTTATGATGGCAAAAAGCAATATTTCCACCGATCTTGTCCTTATCATTGATACTTCTGCAAGCATGCAGGCTGCTGATGTTTTGCCCAGCCGTTTTGAAGCTGCCCGGAGAAAGGCTGTAAAGCTTATTGAAAATAGCAAACCGGACACACGTTTTACTGTAATTAACCTGGGGCCGAGCGTTACCATTGAAGTCAATAAAAGCAGCGATAAGAGCACAGTGATTAATCAGATTAAACAGATGAAGGTTACCAATGGAATTGCAAACTATCAGGACGCAAAAAGTATTGTAAATTCAATAGTAAATGAAGCTAAGAATGCGCAGGTTATTTTATTTGGGGATCATCAATATCCGGTTGCGGATAAAGGTGTTGAGTTTATCGATGTGGCAGGGAAGAATGATAATGCTGCCATCACCCTGTTGTCATATACCATGCAAAACGATAAAATTGTAGTGTTGTCCAGAGTTTCTAATTACTCTTCAGACAGTAAAAAGATTTCTTTGAGTCTTTACGGGGATGAAAAAGTTATTGATGCCCGGGATATTGCTTTAAATGCTGGAGAAACAAAAGATATATACTGGAATTCTATTTCTGCGGCTATTACGCTTTTATCCTGTAAAATAGATACTAAAGATGATATTGAAGCTGATAATATAGCCAGGACGGTAGTAAGTCCTCAAAAAAATAAAAAGATACTGCTGGTAACCGAAAAGAATGTATTTTTAGAGAAAGTAATATCTTTAATACCCGGTGTGGAATTATTTAAAACCAATCTACAAAATGCTGACATTAAGGAAGGATACAATTTATATATTTATGATGGTTTATTTCCTGAAAAGCTGCCTGTTGATGGGAATGTTTTAGTGTTTAATCCCCCACCGGGTAATAAACATATAGTAACCAGGGATGGGTATATAAAAGTATCAAGCATTAAAAAATCAACCCATCTCCTCATGTCACATATCAATGACTATAATTTTGCAATAGCAGAGATGAGGGATATGGTTGTTCCGGAATGGGGAGAAACTGTATTAAAAATGGGAGATAAAGCTGCAATTATTGCAGGCCAAAAGGAGAGCAGGAGGATTGTCGTTGTTGGATTTGACCTTCATCATACGGATATACCTCTGAAGCCTGCTTTTCCCATTATGATGAACAATTTTATTAAATGGCTTGTTCCTTCCAGAAGCCAGGAAATAGGCAGCCTGCTGCCCTATGAGAATGCGGTATTTAATATGAGTCCTGAAGTTGAAGAGGCCAGGATAATAAGCCCGTCGGGAAAGAGTACAAAAATTGCACCGCCTTTTCCGGCTGTACCCTTTACGCAAACGGATGAAATTGGATTTTATACAATAGAGCAGAAATCGCCAGGGCAGAAGACATATGAATTTTTTGCGGTAAACTTTCCTGCTTCTACTGAATCGGGTCTAACAGTTCAAAAAAATAGTTTGGATAATGCTCAAAAGGATAAAGAAATTAAAAAAGGAACTTTTGAAGCAGGATATAACCTCACGTGGGTGTTTGCCCTTTTGGCATTGATTACCCTTTGTTTGGAATGGTGGGTGTATAATTATGGGGATTAG
- a CDS encoding DUF58 domain-containing protein has product MEKVNNIFDSEFLRKIEQLKINSRVLMSTNGSGNRKSRSKGSSVEFSDYREYSSGDDFRRIDWNAYGRFDKLFIKLFMEEREARINIFIDTSASMNWGTPHKGIQAKRLAAAIAYIGLANFDKVSILAVNEQITSSRKSIHGKAGFWQVLNYLQDLPFTGGTTLNKAIREFDGGGAGISIIISDFFSFDGLKEALKYLQYKKQDIILCHMLSPEEIAPSVGGSVRLIDVETGETKDITVTHSLLKAYQKALEDFTGDIKKFCFKRGITYIRLSSDLSMENMVKMTIGEKQ; this is encoded by the coding sequence ATGGAAAAGGTGAATAATATTTTTGATAGTGAATTTCTTAGAAAAATTGAACAGCTAAAAATAAACTCCAGAGTCTTAATGAGCACGAATGGAAGCGGTAACAGAAAATCCAGAAGCAAGGGAAGTTCGGTAGAATTTTCCGACTATAGGGAATATTCCAGCGGGGATGATTTCCGGAGAATAGATTGGAATGCTTATGGAAGGTTCGATAAGTTATTTATAAAGCTTTTTATGGAGGAACGGGAAGCAAGGATTAATATCTTTATTGATACCAGTGCTTCCATGAATTGGGGCACTCCCCACAAGGGCATACAGGCAAAAAGACTGGCGGCAGCTATTGCATATATAGGGCTGGCAAATTTTGATAAAGTTTCAATTTTAGCAGTAAATGAACAGATAACCTCCTCCAGGAAGTCCATCCATGGGAAAGCGGGTTTTTGGCAGGTGCTCAACTATCTCCAGGACTTGCCTTTTACGGGGGGAACAACCTTGAATAAGGCAATCAGGGAATTTGATGGCGGAGGAGCAGGAATTTCGATTATTATTTCTGATTTTTTTTCCTTTGACGGTTTGAAAGAAGCGTTAAAATATTTACAATATAAGAAACAGGACATTATATTGTGTCATATGCTATCCCCGGAAGAAATTGCTCCATCTGTCGGAGGAAGTGTAAGGCTGATAGATGTTGAGACCGGTGAAACCAAGGATATCACAGTTACTCACAGCCTGCTCAAGGCTTATCAAAAGGCTTTGGAGGACTTTACCGGAGATATCAAAAAGTTCTGTTTTAAACGGGGAATAACGTATATTCGTCTAAGTTCAGATTTAAGTATGGAAAATATGGTAAAAATGACTATAGGAGAGAAGCAATGA
- the asd gene encoding aspartate-semialdehyde dehydrogenase: MDKKLKVGIIGGTGMVGQRFVSLLHDHPWFEVACIAASERSAGKTYLDAVKERWTQSIPVPEKIGGLIVENAMDVDKISGQVDFVFCAVDMDKNAAKQLEEAYAKAETPVVSNNSAHRATPDVPMVIPEVNHHHLDIISKQRKRLGTKNGFIAVKPNCSIQSYVPAIHALMEFMPKQIVVSTYQAISGAGKTFKDWPEIIDNVIPFIKGEEEKSENEPLKIWGRIEKDEIVNAKEPVISAQCIRVPVSDGHMATVFVNFANKPSKDEILKLWENYQGKPQILGLPSAPKQFLKYMQEDNRPQTKLDRDYENGMGITVGRLREDNLYHYKFVCLSHNTLRGAAGGAVLIAELLKAEGYLVSKQN; encoded by the coding sequence ATGGATAAAAAGTTAAAGGTAGGAATTATTGGAGGCACGGGAATGGTGGGGCAGCGTTTTGTTTCACTTCTGCACGATCATCCCTGGTTTGAAGTGGCATGTATTGCGGCCAGTGAAAGGTCGGCAGGGAAAACCTACCTGGATGCGGTAAAGGAAAGATGGACTCAAAGCATCCCCGTGCCGGAAAAGATAGGCGGATTAATAGTAGAAAACGCCATGGATGTCGATAAAATCAGCGGACAGGTTGATTTTGTGTTTTGCGCTGTTGACATGGATAAAAATGCTGCAAAGCAGCTGGAGGAAGCGTATGCAAAAGCTGAGACGCCTGTAGTATCCAATAACTCGGCTCACCGTGCAACACCGGATGTTCCCATGGTGATTCCCGAGGTAAACCATCATCATCTGGACATTATAAGCAAACAAAGAAAGCGTCTGGGAACCAAAAATGGCTTTATTGCAGTTAAGCCTAACTGTTCAATTCAAAGCTATGTTCCTGCTATCCATGCGTTAATGGAATTTATGCCCAAACAAATCGTGGTATCTACCTACCAGGCAATATCGGGGGCGGGAAAGACCTTTAAAGACTGGCCGGAAATTATTGACAATGTCATCCCGTTTATAAAGGGAGAAGAAGAAAAAAGCGAAAATGAACCGTTAAAAATATGGGGTAGGATTGAAAAGGATGAAATTGTAAATGCAAAGGAACCTGTAATATCGGCACAGTGTATCCGCGTGCCTGTATCAGATGGACACATGGCTACAGTATTTGTTAATTTTGCAAACAAACCTTCAAAAGATGAAATTCTGAAGCTTTGGGAAAATTACCAAGGCAAGCCGCAAATCCTTGGCCTGCCCAGTGCACCAAAACAATTTCTTAAATATATGCAGGAAGATAACAGGCCTCAGACAAAACTGGACAGAGATTATGAAAACGGCATGGGCATAACGGTAGGAAGGTTGAGAGAAGATAACCTGTACCATTATAAGTTTGTATGCCTTTCACACAACACCCTCCGTGGAGCTGCAGGAGGTGCGGTTCTTATCGCAGAATTATTAAAAGCTGAAGGGTATCTTGTTTCGAAGCAAAATTAG